Genomic segment of Methanobacterium sp.:
TGTTGCAATGATTCCCCTTGATTTTGTTGCTTACAATGTCTTTTTCTTAAGGGTGTTTAGATTTGTTAGGTTTTTCCGTTACATACGATTACTGAGAATAATTGCATTAGCAAGGAAGAGTTTAAAACATTTCGGTGAATTTATTAAAGACACTAATCTTCATTTAAGTCTGGGTATTCTAATTTTCACAATTTTTGCGGGTACAATAATCTTCTTCTTAATAGAAGGAGATTCAAATAGCAGTGTTCAATCTTTATGGGATGCTTTTTGGTATGTGATGCCAACAGTAGCCACACTGGGTTCAGAGGATATTGTACCCAAAACTGCTGCTGGGAGATTAGTGAGCATGTTCATGATGCTTATTGGACTAATTTTCTTTGGTATGCTCACGGCTTCAATTGCTTACTATTATGTTGAAGGGATGGAAAGAGAGATCCAAAAAGAGAGCGATACTGAAATCGAAAAATTAAGATGTCTTATAACTAATTTACAATCAGAAATACAAGAATTAAAAGAAATTATGAAAGAAAAGGAAAAATAAAATATATGGGTCAACTGAAAAAAATGCATTACTTAATATTAGAATTCATGACGGATGGAGTTAAAAAATTTGTTCTATGAAGTATTATTTTATTGAAAGCAGCTGTTCTCAACAGAAAGAAAATAGGTTGGCTCTAAAGTGCAAGAATATCTCAATCTAGAAGTTTATTTGGGGTGGATTCATGATGAACTCATGGTGATTTTTGATAGGGGAATCTTAAGATTTCATTAGAATATAAAAAAATTATTAATTCTTTTCAGCGTATATGCACATGGTATAGGCCACCAACAGTTTTTCTTGTTTTACATGTAACTGTCCATTTTTTTTTGTTGGCAGCGATTTTTTTTATTATTTCTTGTTAATTTTTTATTTATAGTTAAATTATCGAGTAGAACTACTTGTAAGATGATATTTTTAAAGAGGATAACTTACACTACATCCCAATAAATAGCTTAAAAATTATAATAATAAATAATACCATCCCCACCCCACCAATCAAACCTGAAAAGAATCTTAAGAAGTTATTACTTTTTCTTAAACCAATTGATTGTGTGTAACCGTCAATCAAAGTAGGGATCATTATTAAAACTGAAAAACAGAATAAATTGAATGAATATTGGATATCATGAAATAGTAAAAAAACAGCTGACAAAGAACCTATTGCTAGACCAGTGCATCTGGCACAAACTGGGAATTGCTTAGTTTTAAAATAGAAAGATCTTTCAGGAATTTGATGGCAGAGTTTCAACCTTCGAATTAAATCACTAAACATAAACCATTACCCAATGCTAACATTTTTATTGCCCATAACTTTTTTTGATTATGGAAAAGTATATAATTATTGAACAGGGATATTATAATAATATCATATATTTATAGGATGTGTTTTAGTGAGTGA
This window contains:
- a CDS encoding ion transporter, which produces MEKKDIHPIVDAVIIVLIVIDTFMLLLITFYNIDPVIVFYVIYFDLFVCGVLFVEFLFRLRRKSNKKLYIIRHWYDIVAMIPLDFVAYNVFFLRVFRFVRFFRYIRLLRIIALARKSLKHFGEFIKDTNLHLSLGILIFTIFAGTIIFFLIEGDSNSSVQSLWDAFWYVMPTVATLGSEDIVPKTAAGRLVSMFMMLIGLIFFGMLTASIAYYYVEGMEREIQKESDTEIEKLRCLITNLQSEIQELKEIMKEKEK
- a CDS encoding DUF2085 domain-containing protein, which encodes MFSDLIRRLKLCHQIPERSFYFKTKQFPVCARCTGLAIGSLSAVFLLFHDIQYSFNLFCFSVLIMIPTLIDGYTQSIGLRKSNNFLRFFSGLIGGVGMVLFIIIIFKLFIGM